Proteins found in one Triplophysa rosa unplaced genomic scaffold, Trosa_1v2 scaffold1_ERROPOS8542417, whole genome shotgun sequence genomic segment:
- the LOC130549963 gene encoding uncharacterized protein LOC130549963 isoform X1, whose amino-acid sequence MITDNSFDILCLTETWLKPNDYYGLNECTPPSYCYMHEPRPVGRGGGVATIFRDLLTVTQRTEHKFKPLEVLALNIIVPIDSKKSLLSCMLATVYRHPGPYTDFLKEFADFLSDLLVNVDKVLIVGDFNIHVDSANDALAVAFTELLHSFGVTQHINGPTHRFNHTLDLIISHGADLTNIDSIPQSDDVTDHYLITCTLRTAEISQLTRYRQGRTITSTTKDSLAKSLPDLTTLITIPINTESLNDMTSKLGTNFSNTLDAVAPMKSKKINEKNIAPWYNSTTRALKRETSKLERKWKQTQLEVFKIAWKESANCYKKALKAAKAEHLRNLIETNKNNPRFLFSKVAKLTNKQTSPDLGIPPHLGSNDFMNFFTDKIKNI is encoded by the coding sequence atgatcacagacaacagttttgatatactttgccttaccgaaacctggcttaaaccaaatgattattatggtctaaatgagtgtaccccaccaagctactgttatatgcatgagccacgtccggttggtcgaggtggtggtgtcgcaacaatctttagagacttacttactgtaactcagagaacggagcataaatttaaaccattggaagtgcttgcgttgaacataattgttccaattgatagTAAAAAATCCTTGCTTTCTTGTAtgttggctactgtgtatagacaccctggtccctacactgattttctgaaagagtttgcagacttcctatcggacctattggttaacgttgataaagtactaattgtcggagactttaatatccacgtagatagtgctaacgatgcattagcagtggcgtttacagagctattacactcttttggagtaacacaacacatcaatggacccactcatcgatttaatcatacactagacttgattatatctcacggagccgatctaaccaatatagatagtatacctcaaagcgacgatgtcactgatcactatcttattacatgtacactgcgcactgcagaaatcagccaattaactcgttatcgacagggtagaacaattacctcgactactaaagatagtttagcaaagagcttgccagatctgactacattaataaccataccaataaatacagaatcgctcaatgacatgaccagcaaattgggcactaatttctctaatacattagatgctgtcgcacctatgaagtcaaaaaagattaatgagaaaaacatagcaccatggtacaatagcaccactcgcgcccttaaaagagaaacaagtaaactggagcgcaaatggaaacaaacccaattagaggtctttaaaattgcgtggaaagagagtgcaaactgttataaaaaggcactaaaagcagcaaaggctgagcacctccgtaacctcatagaaactaacaaaaacaatccaaggtttttatttagtaaagttgctaaactaacaaataaacagacttcacctgacctgggtattccgccgcaccttggtagcaatgatttcatgaatttttttacagataaaatcaaaaacatatga